A window from Peromyscus eremicus chromosome 1, PerEre_H2_v1, whole genome shotgun sequence encodes these proteins:
- the LOC131898137 gene encoding glutathione S-transferase P 2-like, with protein sequence MRMLLADQGQSWKEEVVTLDAWGQGTLKASCLFGQLPKFQDGDLTLYQSNAILRHLGRSFGLYGRDQQEAALVDMVNDGLEDLIRHLSQQFLHNHEEAKVQYLKELPGHLKPFETLLAQNKGGQSFIVGDQISFADYRLLDLLLNHELLFPGYLNDYPLLSAYVARLRARPKLKAFLESPEHVNRPISARRKI encoded by the exons ATGCGCATGCTGCTAGCCGACCAGGGCCAGAGTTGGAAGGAGGAGGTGGTGACCTTGGATGCCTGGGGGCAGGGTACACTCAAGGCTTCCTGT CTGTTTGGGCAGCTCCCCAAGTTCCAGGATGGAGACCTCACCCTGTACCAATCGAATGCCATCCTGCGGCACCTGGGCCGTTCCTTCG GGCTCTACGGCAGAGACCAGCAAGAAGCAGCTCTGGTGGACATGGTGAACGATGGCCTGGAAGACCTCATCCGGCACCTTAGCCAGCAGTTCCTCCATAACCAT GAGGAGGCCAAGGTCCAGTACCTCAAGGAACTTCCAGGACACCTGAAGCCGTTTGAAACTCTGCTGGCCCAGAACAAGGGTGGCCAGTCCTTCATTGTGGGTGACCAG ATCTCCTTTGCTGATTACCGCCTGCTAGACTTGCTCCTGAACCATGAGCTCCTGTTCCCTGGTTACTTGAATGACTACCCTTTGCTCTCTGCCTATGTGGCCCGCCTCAGAGCCCGACCCAAGCTCAAAGCCTTCCTGGAGTCCCCTGAGCATGTGAACCGGCCCATTTCTGCTCGCCGAAAGATATGA